In Dolichospermum flos-aquae CCAP 1403/13F, the following proteins share a genomic window:
- a CDS encoding ABC transporter permease: protein MSRSKALQYYIFSRLLFAPLQLFTIITIVFLLLRATPGDPADAILGGRAPESAKEELRKQLGLDLPIWLQYLNYLGKLLQFDLGTSLTSRGQNVGEIIGQYFPATVELAFASMAVALIVGVLVGTISASHPGTGFDIGGRLFGIITYALPMFWAGMLLQLVFSVQLGWFPNSNRFPPNLPAPTNITGLYTIDSLLTGNLSQFFTALHHLALPSLTLGILLSGIFERIVRVNLKQTLKADYIEAARARGISENKILVSHALKNALIPVITVLGLTFASLLGGAILTEVTFSWPGLANRLYQAISDRDYPTVQGVLVFFGAIVVSASILIDILNAYVDPRIRY, encoded by the coding sequence ATGTCTCGTTCTAAAGCATTACAGTATTACATTTTTTCCCGGTTGCTATTTGCGCCATTGCAACTATTCACTATTATCACCATTGTTTTTCTTTTACTTAGAGCTACGCCAGGAGATCCCGCAGATGCTATTTTAGGAGGAAGAGCGCCAGAAAGTGCAAAAGAAGAATTAAGAAAACAACTTGGTTTGGACTTACCAATTTGGTTACAATATCTCAATTATTTAGGTAAATTACTGCAATTTGATTTAGGAACTTCTTTAACCAGTCGCGGGCAAAATGTAGGTGAAATAATTGGTCAATATTTTCCAGCAACCGTAGAATTAGCATTTGCGAGTATGGCTGTGGCGCTGATTGTTGGCGTTTTAGTGGGAACTATTTCCGCTTCTCATCCGGGAACTGGTTTTGATATTGGGGGGCGTTTATTTGGGATTATTACCTACGCACTACCGATGTTTTGGGCAGGTATGTTATTACAATTAGTTTTTTCAGTTCAATTGGGTTGGTTTCCCAATTCCAATCGGTTTCCGCCCAATCTTCCTGCACCTACAAATATTACTGGTTTATATACAATTGATAGTTTATTGACTGGAAATTTAAGTCAATTTTTTACAGCTTTACATCATTTAGCTTTACCAAGTTTAACTTTGGGAATTTTATTAAGTGGTATTTTTGAACGCATTGTCAGAGTTAATTTAAAACAAACTTTAAAAGCTGATTATATAGAAGCGGCTAGAGCGCGGGGAATTTCTGAAAATAAGATTTTAGTTTCCCATGCTTTAAAGAATGCCTTGATTCCTGTAATTACAGTATTAGGATTAACATTTGCTTCCTTATTAGGTGGAGCGATTTTAACAGAGGTGACATTTTCCTGGCCAGGGTTAGCAAATCGTTTATATCAAGCTATTTCCGACCGAGATTATCCTACAGTTCAGGGTGTGTTAGTATTTTTCGGGGCAATTGTTGTGAGTGCGAGTATTTTGATTGATATTCTTAATGCTTATGTAGATCCGAGAATTAGATATTAA